Proteins encoded by one window of Micromonospora coxensis:
- the htpG gene encoding molecular chaperone HtpG, with product MSSRTETLEFQAETRQLLQLMVHSIYSHKDVFLRELVSNASDALDKLRLESLVDKDLDVDTSDLHVEISTDPEARTLTVRDNGIGMSREDVVSLIGTIARSGTAELLRKLKESKEAASQELIGQFGVGFYSTFMVADRVSLVTRRAGQTEGTRWESTGEGTYVVETVDDAPQGTTVTVHLKPVDSEDNLHDYTDHARIREIVKKYSDFIAWPIRLVTPEAEPATLNSMKALWARPRDEVAEEEYRDFYRHVSHDWADPLETIHMRGEGVFEYEALLFIPSHAPFDLYMADGRRGVQLYVKRVFVMDDCAALMPSYLRFVKGVVDAHDLSLNISREILQQDRQIQVVRRRLVRKVLATVKEMRTAHAEGYRSFWSEFGRVVKEGLLEDPDNTAAILDVVSVESTHDAAELTSLHDYVARMKEGQGEIYYATGESRATLENSPHMEAFRAKGYEVLLLTDPVDEVWVERVGEFDGKPLRSIAKGQVDLDSEQEREEAGTERERQAKEYADLLTFLGGALADTVKEVRLSSRLTTSPACIVGDAHDITPTLEKMYRAMGQEVPAVKRILELNPTHPLVTGLRAAYERDAADPALTETAELLHGMALLAEGGDLADPARFARVLADRLARTL from the coding sequence GTGAGCAGCCGGACCGAGACGTTGGAGTTCCAGGCCGAGACGCGTCAGTTGCTGCAGTTGATGGTGCACTCCATCTACTCGCACAAGGACGTCTTCCTGCGCGAACTCGTCTCCAACGCCTCCGACGCGCTGGACAAGCTGCGGCTGGAGTCGCTGGTCGACAAGGACCTCGACGTCGACACCTCGGACCTGCACGTCGAGATCTCCACGGACCCCGAGGCGCGGACGCTGACCGTGCGCGACAACGGCATCGGGATGTCCCGCGAGGACGTCGTCTCGCTGATCGGCACCATCGCCCGCTCCGGCACCGCCGAGCTGCTGCGCAAGCTCAAGGAGTCCAAGGAGGCCGCCAGCCAGGAGCTGATCGGCCAGTTCGGCGTCGGCTTCTACTCCACCTTCATGGTCGCCGACCGGGTCAGCCTGGTCACCCGTCGCGCCGGGCAGACCGAGGGCACCCGCTGGGAGTCCACCGGCGAGGGCACGTACGTGGTGGAGACCGTCGACGACGCGCCGCAGGGCACCACCGTCACCGTGCACCTCAAGCCGGTCGACAGTGAGGACAACCTGCACGACTACACCGACCACGCCAGGATCCGCGAGATCGTCAAGAAGTACTCCGACTTCATCGCCTGGCCCATCCGGCTGGTCACTCCCGAGGCCGAGCCGGCCACGCTCAACTCGATGAAGGCGCTCTGGGCCCGCCCGCGCGACGAGGTCGCCGAGGAGGAGTACCGCGACTTCTACCGGCACGTCAGCCACGACTGGGCCGACCCGCTGGAGACCATCCACATGCGCGGCGAGGGCGTCTTCGAGTACGAGGCGCTGCTCTTCATCCCCTCGCACGCGCCGTTCGACCTCTACATGGCCGACGGCCGCCGGGGCGTCCAGCTCTACGTCAAGCGGGTCTTCGTGATGGACGACTGCGCCGCGCTGATGCCCAGCTACCTGCGCTTCGTCAAGGGCGTGGTGGACGCGCACGACCTGTCGCTCAACATCTCCCGGGAGATCCTGCAGCAGGACCGGCAGATCCAGGTGGTCCGTCGCCGGCTGGTGCGCAAGGTGCTCGCCACGGTCAAGGAGATGCGCACCGCGCACGCCGAGGGCTACCGCAGCTTCTGGTCCGAGTTCGGCCGGGTGGTCAAGGAGGGTCTGCTGGAGGACCCGGACAACACCGCGGCGATCCTCGACGTCGTCTCCGTCGAGTCCACCCACGACGCCGCCGAGCTCACCAGCCTGCACGACTACGTCGCGCGGATGAAGGAGGGCCAGGGCGAGATCTACTACGCCACCGGCGAGAGCCGGGCGACGCTGGAGAACTCGCCGCACATGGAGGCGTTCCGGGCCAAGGGCTACGAGGTGCTGCTGCTCACCGACCCGGTCGACGAGGTCTGGGTCGAGCGGGTCGGCGAGTTCGACGGCAAGCCGCTGCGCTCGATCGCCAAGGGTCAGGTCGACCTCGACTCCGAGCAGGAGCGCGAGGAGGCCGGCACCGAACGGGAACGCCAGGCCAAGGAGTACGCCGACCTGCTCACCTTCCTCGGCGGCGCGCTCGCCGACACGGTGAAGGAGGTCCGCCTCTCCTCCCGGCTGACCACCTCGCCGGCCTGCATCGTCGGCGACGCGCACGACATCACCCCGACGCTGGAGAAGATGTACCGGGCGATGGGGCAGGAGGTGCCGGCGGTCAAGCGCATCCTGGAACTCAACCCGACCCACCCGCTGGTCACCGGGCTGCGCGCCGCGTACGAGCGCGACGCCGCCGACCCGGCGCTGACCGAGACCGCCGAACTGCTCCACGGCATGGCGCTGCTCGCCGAGGGCGGCGACCTCGCCGATCCGGCCCGGTTCGCGCGGGTGCTGGCCGACCGGCTGGCCCGTACCCTCTGA
- a CDS encoding cation:proton antiporter, whose protein sequence is MLLLSFAVVLLAAVLVSALAHRTILSTAALFLVAGFVLGEDTGGVLHLRADSPIVAQLAELALFAVLFTDGMRVGWADLRSAWRLPGRALGWGLPLTLLVTAVLARYVAGLDWPEALLVGAILAPTDPVFAAALVGNDKVPARLRHLLNVESGVNDGLALPFVVVLLAVAAGSDDLHLGELATELVVGLLIGVLVPLLAIALERTRWFAASAAYAPLNGVAIGLLVLALGKATHGNLFLAAFAAGITVATFGPRERTAFEHFGENVAELLKLAALLVFGALISVEFLGEISWAGWIFAVLAIVVARPVALWISFLRSGLSLREQAAAMWFGPKGFASVVYGLLVLESGIAAADEVFHLVALTIVISILAHSSTDVVVARAFDDTRDTPHWHGVLHRLRSRRAANGPAGRADRTAGVAPTGGAPAGDATPAGPASAGDAAPADGAPAGDAAPHGRPGTT, encoded by the coding sequence GTGCTGCTGCTGTCCTTCGCCGTCGTCCTGCTGGCGGCGGTGCTCGTCTCCGCCCTGGCCCACCGGACGATCCTCTCCACCGCGGCGTTGTTCCTGGTGGCCGGCTTCGTGCTCGGTGAGGACACCGGTGGGGTGCTGCACCTGCGGGCGGACTCGCCGATCGTGGCGCAGCTCGCCGAGCTGGCGCTCTTCGCCGTGCTGTTCACCGACGGGATGCGCGTCGGCTGGGCCGACCTGCGCTCCGCGTGGCGGTTGCCCGGACGCGCGCTGGGCTGGGGCCTGCCGCTGACCCTGCTGGTCACCGCCGTGCTGGCGCGCTACGTCGCCGGACTGGACTGGCCGGAGGCGCTGCTGGTCGGGGCGATCCTCGCCCCGACCGACCCGGTCTTCGCCGCCGCCCTGGTCGGCAACGACAAGGTGCCGGCCAGGCTGCGGCACCTGCTGAACGTCGAGTCGGGCGTCAACGACGGGTTGGCCCTGCCGTTCGTGGTCGTGCTCCTGGCCGTGGCCGCCGGCTCGGACGACCTGCACCTGGGGGAGTTGGCGACCGAGCTGGTCGTCGGACTGCTCATCGGCGTGCTGGTGCCGCTGCTGGCGATCGCGCTGGAACGGACCCGCTGGTTCGCCGCGTCGGCGGCGTACGCCCCGCTCAACGGGGTGGCCATCGGGCTGTTGGTGCTGGCCCTGGGCAAGGCGACGCACGGCAACCTGTTCCTGGCCGCGTTCGCCGCCGGCATCACCGTGGCCACCTTCGGACCGCGGGAGCGAACCGCGTTCGAGCACTTCGGCGAGAACGTGGCCGAGCTGCTGAAGCTGGCCGCGCTGCTGGTCTTCGGGGCGTTGATCTCGGTGGAGTTCCTCGGGGAGATCTCCTGGGCGGGATGGATCTTCGCCGTCCTGGCGATCGTGGTGGCCCGCCCGGTCGCGCTGTGGATCTCCTTCCTCCGCTCCGGGCTGAGCCTGCGGGAGCAGGCCGCCGCCATGTGGTTCGGACCGAAGGGATTCGCCTCGGTCGTGTACGGCCTGCTGGTGCTGGAGTCCGGCATCGCGGCCGCGGACGAGGTGTTCCACCTGGTGGCGTTGACCATCGTGATCTCGATCCTGGCGCACTCGTCGACCGACGTGGTGGTGGCCCGGGCGTTCGACGACACCCGCGACACCCCGCACTGGCACGGGGTGCTGCACCGGCTCCGCTCGCGGCGTGCGGCGAACGGGCCGGCGGGGCGTGCCGACCGGACGGCGGGCGTCGCCCCCACCGGCGGTGCGCCGGCCGGTGACGCCACGCCTGCCGGTCCCGCGTCGGCCGGTGACGCCGCTCCCGCCGACGGTGCGCCGGCCGGTGACGCCGCACCGCACGGGCGGCCCGGCACGACGTAG
- a CDS encoding potassium channel family protein, with protein sequence MADTPNDPVVVIGLGRFGSALALELTNRGTEVLGIDSRPKVVQALSGSLPHVITADSTDIEALRQLGVAEFHRAVVAIGTDIQASILTTSLLSELGIPDIWAKAISDQHRHILTRVGATRVVAPEHDMGERVAHLLSGRILDYVEVDADFAVIKTTPPREVVGKPLRESRVRSRWGVTVVAVKPQATLAGRKPEFTHATPDTVLAHGDLILVVGPIDSVERFATSD encoded by the coding sequence TTGGCTGACACACCGAACGATCCCGTGGTCGTCATCGGCCTGGGCCGCTTCGGCAGCGCCCTGGCCCTGGAGCTGACCAACCGGGGCACCGAGGTGCTCGGCATCGACAGCCGGCCCAAGGTGGTCCAGGCGCTGTCCGGGAGCCTGCCGCACGTGATCACCGCCGACTCCACCGACATCGAGGCGCTGCGGCAGCTGGGCGTCGCCGAGTTCCACCGGGCTGTCGTGGCCATCGGCACCGACATCCAGGCCAGCATCCTCACCACCAGCCTGCTGTCGGAGCTGGGCATCCCCGACATCTGGGCCAAGGCGATCAGTGACCAGCACCGCCACATCCTGACCCGGGTCGGCGCCACCAGGGTCGTCGCGCCGGAGCACGACATGGGCGAGCGGGTCGCCCACCTGCTCTCCGGACGGATCCTCGACTACGTCGAGGTCGACGCCGACTTCGCGGTGATCAAGACGACCCCGCCCCGGGAGGTGGTCGGCAAGCCGCTGCGGGAGTCACGGGTACGCAGCCGCTGGGGCGTGACCGTCGTCGCGGTGAAGCCGCAGGCGACCCTTGCCGGACGGAAGCCGGAGTTCACCCACGCCACCCCGGACACCGTCCTCGCCCACGGCGACCTCATCCTCGTCGTCGGCCCGATCGACAGCGTGGAGCGGTTCGCCACCAGCGACTGA
- a CDS encoding sensory rhodopsin transducer gives MADVGALVWVVPGGHIPFPGHGPEPQFTGFDELCVLNGTDSEAELELDVYYEDVDPVGPYRILVGGRRIRHVRVNDLIDPEAIRLDRPYGLVLRSPVPVVVQFLRQDTRLPGVVALTGTMAYPV, from the coding sequence ATGGCGGACGTCGGCGCGCTGGTCTGGGTCGTCCCCGGCGGACACATCCCCTTCCCCGGGCACGGCCCGGAGCCGCAGTTCACCGGATTCGACGAGCTCTGCGTCCTCAACGGCACCGACAGCGAGGCCGAACTGGAACTGGACGTGTACTACGAGGACGTCGACCCGGTCGGGCCGTACCGGATCCTCGTCGGGGGCCGGCGGATCCGGCACGTCCGCGTCAACGACCTGATCGATCCGGAGGCGATCCGCCTCGACCGGCCGTACGGGCTGGTGCTGCGCTCTCCGGTGCCGGTGGTGGTGCAGTTCCTGCGCCAGGACACCCGCCTGCCGGGGGTGGTCGCGTTGACCGGCACCATGGCGTACCCGGTGTGA
- a CDS encoding D-arabinono-1,4-lactone oxidase, with protein sequence MAGEFVNWSGSLAFTPAEYAEPADEDAVRRLVARARESGTKIRPVGSGHSSSPLVRTDGILVSLDRLAGVLHDDGDLATVGAGTKLKELGEGLYEAGLAMDNLGDVDYQSIAGATATGTHGTGLGFGNLCTQVAGVRLVTGAGDVLEVSATSNPDLLPAVRLSLGALGVVTQLTLDVQPCFDLRRRAWCAPVDWTLDHLAELQHTNRNMDFYWYPRSDLTQIRTMNREDGPGRGRPWAAPRVPESAPWAAPREVRVGPTHRTIPRHRELRFEEIEYMLPSEAFPACFAEVRRRVKDRHRRVAAWRVLVRSIAPDDIWLSNAYGRPTTTIACLQNTTLPYEEYFRDMEAVFRQYGGRPHWGKKHWLTARELRPLYPRWDDFQQVRRRLDPDGVLLTPDLARLLEEA encoded by the coding sequence GTGGCAGGGGAATTCGTCAACTGGTCCGGCAGCCTCGCCTTCACCCCGGCCGAGTACGCCGAGCCCGCCGACGAGGACGCGGTCCGCCGTCTGGTGGCGCGCGCCCGGGAGTCCGGGACGAAGATCCGCCCGGTCGGCTCCGGTCATTCGTCGAGCCCGCTGGTGCGTACCGACGGGATCCTGGTCAGCCTGGACCGCCTCGCCGGCGTCCTGCACGACGACGGTGACCTCGCCACGGTCGGCGCCGGCACGAAGCTCAAGGAGCTGGGGGAAGGGCTCTACGAGGCCGGCCTGGCCATGGACAACCTCGGCGACGTGGACTACCAGTCGATCGCCGGGGCGACCGCCACCGGCACCCACGGCACCGGCCTGGGCTTCGGCAACCTGTGCACCCAGGTCGCCGGCGTACGACTGGTCACCGGCGCCGGCGACGTGCTGGAGGTGTCGGCGACGAGCAACCCGGACCTGCTGCCGGCGGTGCGGTTGTCCCTGGGCGCCCTGGGCGTGGTCACCCAGCTCACCCTCGACGTGCAGCCCTGCTTCGACCTGCGCCGTCGGGCCTGGTGCGCGCCCGTCGACTGGACGCTGGACCACCTGGCCGAGTTGCAGCACACCAACCGCAACATGGACTTCTACTGGTACCCGCGCAGCGACCTGACCCAGATCCGCACGATGAACCGGGAGGACGGGCCGGGGCGGGGGCGACCGTGGGCCGCGCCCCGGGTCCCGGAGTCCGCGCCGTGGGCCGCGCCCCGGGAGGTACGGGTGGGACCCACCCACCGCACCATCCCCCGGCACCGGGAGCTGCGCTTCGAGGAGATCGAGTACATGCTGCCGTCGGAAGCGTTCCCGGCCTGCTTCGCCGAGGTCCGCCGCCGGGTGAAGGACCGCCACCGCCGGGTCGCGGCGTGGCGGGTGCTGGTGCGCAGCATCGCGCCGGACGACATCTGGCTCAGCAACGCCTACGGTCGGCCGACCACCACCATCGCCTGCCTGCAGAACACCACCCTGCCGTACGAGGAGTACTTCCGGGACATGGAGGCGGTCTTCCGGCAGTACGGCGGACGGCCGCACTGGGGCAAGAAGCACTGGCTGACCGCGCGCGAGCTGCGCCCGCTCTACCCGCGCTGGGACGACTTCCAGCAGGTACGGCGGCGGCTCGACCCGGACGGGGTCCTGCTCACCCCCGACCTGGCACGGCTGCTGGAGGAGGCGTGA
- a CDS encoding TrkH family potassium uptake protein encodes MPKLKRLPAWKRDGNRFRHPAQVISTGFGTAVATGTALLSLPAATQSGQRAPLVDALFTATSAVCVTGLVTVDTGSYWSDFGQVVILLLIQVGGLGIMTLATLFTVLLSRRLGLRARFLAQAETKSLDLTDVRGVVRRIVLFSLISETVVALVLTLRFATAYDEPLGAAVYDGVFHAISAFNNAGFSTNADSLVRYVTDPWINLTVTSAVILGGLGFPVVFELLRTWRRPALWSVMTRLTVTLTATLLVLGTLVFTLAEYTNPRTFGPLSAPEKFLAGFFASTMTRTAGFNSVDIGAMRPESLLASDVLMFIGGGSAGTAGGIKVTTFGLLAFVLWSEMRGETHVNVGRRRIPPSNQRQALAVALLSAGAVATATFALVAMTSYGLEPILFEVVSAFATVGLSTGITASLPPQADLLLAVLMFAGRIGPLTLASALALRDRTRRYELPEERTIVG; translated from the coding sequence GTGCCGAAACTGAAGCGCCTGCCCGCGTGGAAGCGCGACGGCAACCGGTTCCGGCACCCGGCCCAGGTGATCAGCACCGGGTTCGGCACCGCCGTCGCGACCGGCACGGCCCTGCTGTCACTGCCGGCGGCCACCCAGTCCGGACAGCGGGCGCCCCTGGTCGACGCGCTGTTCACCGCCACCTCCGCCGTCTGCGTCACCGGGCTGGTGACCGTCGACACCGGCAGCTACTGGTCGGACTTCGGGCAGGTGGTCATCCTGCTGCTCATCCAGGTCGGCGGCCTGGGCATCATGACGTTGGCGACGCTGTTCACCGTGCTGCTCTCCCGTCGGCTCGGCCTGCGCGCGCGGTTCCTCGCCCAGGCCGAGACCAAGAGCCTCGACCTGACCGACGTGCGGGGCGTGGTCCGGCGGATCGTCCTGTTCAGCCTGATCAGCGAGACGGTCGTGGCGCTGGTGCTCACCCTGCGGTTCGCCACCGCCTACGACGAGCCGCTCGGCGCGGCGGTCTACGACGGCGTGTTCCACGCGATCTCCGCGTTCAACAACGCCGGCTTCTCCACCAACGCCGACAGCCTGGTCCGCTACGTCACCGACCCGTGGATCAACCTGACCGTCACCAGCGCGGTGATCCTGGGCGGGCTCGGGTTCCCGGTGGTCTTCGAACTCCTGCGCACCTGGCGCCGACCGGCGCTGTGGTCGGTGATGACCCGCCTCACCGTCACACTCACCGCCACCCTGCTGGTCCTCGGCACCCTGGTGTTCACGCTGGCCGAGTACACCAATCCCCGGACATTCGGCCCGCTGAGCGCGCCGGAGAAGTTCCTCGCCGGATTCTTCGCCTCGACGATGACCCGTACCGCCGGGTTCAACAGCGTCGACATCGGGGCGATGCGACCGGAGAGCCTGCTCGCCAGCGACGTGCTGATGTTCATCGGCGGGGGCAGCGCCGGCACCGCCGGGGGCATCAAGGTGACCACCTTCGGGCTGCTGGCGTTCGTGCTCTGGTCGGAGATGCGCGGGGAGACCCACGTCAACGTGGGCCGGCGGCGGATCCCGCCCAGCAACCAGCGGCAGGCGCTGGCGGTGGCGCTGCTCAGCGCCGGGGCCGTGGCGACGGCCACCTTCGCGCTGGTCGCGATGACCTCGTACGGCCTGGAGCCGATCCTGTTCGAGGTCGTCTCCGCGTTCGCCACGGTCGGCCTGTCGACCGGGATCACCGCCAGCCTGCCACCGCAGGCGGACCTGCTGCTGGCCGTGCTGATGTTCGCCGGCCGGATCGGTCCGCTCACCCTCGCGTCGGCGCTGGCGCTGCGCGACCGGACCCGCCGCTACGAACTACCCGAGGAGAGGACGATCGTTGGCTGA
- the nhaA gene encoding Na+/H+ antiporter NhaA has product MTDATRRRPSLFARRSWGETSRISAILRRETVGGALLLVGALLALVWSNSPWSEGYQSLRDFTIGPASLHLDLSLATWAADGLLAIFFFVAGLELKREFVAGDLRDPRRAAVPVAAAAGGVVVPALIYTAIAAGAGGGAAKGWAIPTATDIAFALAVLAVVGRFLPSALRTFLLTLAVVDDLLAIVIIAVFYTTDLSVLPLLGALVPLVIFGLLVQRRVRSWWLLLPLAAATWVLVHESGVHATVAGVLLAFTVPVIRSEGAGGPDAGPGLAEHFEHRFRPVSAGIAVPIFAFLSAGVTVGGLAGLVTALTDRVALGIVVGLVLGKPIGILAATWLVSRFSRADLDEGLNWLDVLGLSLLGGIGFTVSLLIGELAFGLGSERDDQVKVAVLTGSLLSALLATVILRSRSRFYRRVHEIEQIDRDRDGVPDVFETPTDGTAGR; this is encoded by the coding sequence GTGACCGACGCCACTCGGCGCCGCCCCAGCCTGTTCGCTCGCCGGTCCTGGGGGGAGACCAGCCGCATCTCCGCCATCCTGCGCAGGGAGACGGTGGGCGGCGCGCTCCTGCTCGTCGGGGCGCTGCTGGCCCTCGTCTGGTCGAACTCGCCCTGGTCGGAGGGGTACCAGTCGCTGCGGGACTTCACCATCGGTCCGGCGTCCCTGCACCTCGACCTGAGCCTGGCCACCTGGGCCGCCGACGGCCTGCTGGCGATCTTCTTCTTCGTCGCCGGACTGGAGCTCAAGCGCGAGTTCGTCGCCGGTGACCTGCGTGATCCCCGTCGCGCGGCGGTGCCGGTGGCCGCCGCCGCCGGTGGGGTGGTCGTGCCCGCGCTCATCTACACCGCGATCGCCGCGGGCGCCGGGGGCGGCGCGGCGAAGGGATGGGCGATCCCCACCGCCACCGACATCGCCTTCGCCCTGGCCGTGCTCGCCGTCGTCGGCCGGTTCCTGCCGTCGGCGCTGCGTACGTTCCTGCTCACCCTGGCCGTGGTCGACGACCTGCTGGCCATCGTGATCATCGCGGTCTTCTACACCACCGACCTGTCGGTCCTGCCGCTGCTGGGCGCGCTGGTCCCGCTGGTGATCTTCGGCCTGCTGGTGCAGCGACGGGTCCGGTCCTGGTGGCTGCTGCTCCCGCTGGCGGCGGCGACCTGGGTGCTGGTGCACGAGTCCGGCGTGCACGCCACCGTGGCGGGCGTCCTGCTGGCCTTCACCGTGCCGGTGATCCGCAGCGAGGGCGCCGGTGGCCCGGACGCGGGCCCGGGACTGGCCGAGCACTTCGAGCACCGGTTCCGGCCGGTCTCCGCCGGCATCGCGGTGCCGATCTTCGCGTTCCTCTCCGCCGGGGTGACCGTCGGTGGCCTGGCCGGCCTGGTCACCGCACTGACCGACCGGGTCGCCCTGGGCATCGTCGTCGGCCTGGTGCTCGGCAAGCCGATCGGCATCCTGGCCGCCACCTGGCTGGTCTCCCGGTTCTCCCGGGCCGACCTGGACGAGGGCCTGAACTGGCTCGACGTGCTCGGCCTGTCGCTGCTCGGCGGGATCGGCTTCACCGTGTCCCTGCTCATCGGCGAGCTGGCCTTCGGGCTGGGCAGCGAGCGGGACGACCAGGTGAAGGTCGCGGTGCTCACCGGCTCGCTGCTCTCCGCGCTGCTCGCCACGGTGATCCTGCGCTCCCGCAGCCGGTTCTACCGCCGGGTGCACGAGATCGAGCAGATCGACCGCGACCGCGACGGCGTCCCGGACGTCTTCGAGACGCCCACGGACGGGACCGCCGGGCGGTGA
- a CDS encoding FUSC family protein, with the protein MRFTERTADATGPLRDRLSGIGRDSYRRLQTYLIVAVQAGLAAALAWVLAGRVLGNPEPTFAPAAAVGVIAAALGNRTRRTVELIVGVVLGIAVGDLLIAVFGTGPWQTGVIVFLAITGAVLVRGGGALMTQAGGTAVLIATLTPTAPDLELPRTVNALVGGAVGLFVVLVLAPLNPLRTVRRVADPALDLFAREMSASARALATGDARDAERVLDRMRAAEPELSRLGEVVGAADEVVRFSPVRWRRRRALAAYRRGVEHMDRAFRNSRALVRRIGTTLRDGEPVPAGLPAAVEHFGEAVRLLHREFLAAREPVRARDRVLAAVREAGAACRQDMGFSGTIVVSQLRTAANDLLRATGVPRDEARRMVRRAAAGQ; encoded by the coding sequence ATGCGGTTCACGGAGAGGACGGCGGACGCTACGGGACCGCTGCGTGACCGGCTCTCGGGCATCGGCCGGGACAGCTACCGGCGGTTGCAGACGTACCTGATCGTCGCCGTCCAGGCCGGTCTGGCCGCCGCCCTGGCGTGGGTGCTGGCCGGGCGGGTGCTCGGCAACCCCGAGCCGACCTTCGCCCCGGCCGCCGCGGTCGGCGTGATCGCCGCCGCCCTGGGCAACCGGACCCGGCGCACCGTGGAGCTGATCGTCGGCGTGGTCCTCGGCATCGCGGTCGGGGACCTGCTCATCGCCGTGTTCGGGACCGGTCCGTGGCAGACCGGTGTGATCGTCTTCCTCGCCATCACCGGCGCGGTGCTGGTACGCGGCGGCGGAGCGCTGATGACCCAGGCCGGCGGTACGGCCGTGCTGATCGCCACGCTCACCCCCACCGCCCCCGACCTGGAGCTGCCCCGGACGGTCAACGCGCTGGTCGGGGGAGCGGTCGGACTGTTCGTGGTGCTGGTCCTCGCACCGCTCAACCCGCTGCGCACCGTACGCCGGGTCGCCGACCCCGCGCTGGACCTCTTCGCCCGGGAGATGAGCGCCTCGGCACGGGCCCTCGCCACCGGCGACGCCCGCGACGCCGAGCGGGTGCTGGACCGGATGCGGGCCGCCGAGCCGGAGCTGAGCCGGCTCGGCGAGGTGGTCGGCGCGGCGGACGAGGTGGTGCGCTTCTCCCCGGTGCGCTGGCGCCGCCGCAGGGCGCTGGCCGCGTACCGCCGGGGGGTCGAACACATGGACCGGGCGTTCCGCAACAGCCGGGCGCTGGTACGGCGGATCGGCACCACCCTGCGCGACGGCGAGCCGGTGCCCGCCGGGCTGCCCGCCGCGGTCGAGCACTTCGGGGAGGCGGTCCGCCTGCTGCACCGCGAGTTCCTCGCCGCCCGGGAGCCGGTACGGGCCCGGGACCGGGTGCTCGCCGCCGTGCGGGAAGCCGGTGCGGCGTGCCGGCAGGACATGGGCTTCTCCGGCACGATCGTCGTGTCGCAGCTGCGTACGGCCGCCAACGACCTGCTGCGGGCCACCGGCGTGCCGCGCGACGAGGCCCGGCGGATGGTCCGTCGCGCCGCCGCGGGGCAGTGA
- a CDS encoding universal stress protein: MDQAWWVVLAVLAWLAIGLVTAAVFVTRGGHRNLLWYLVGGLLGPIFVPIALERGRAGTRRVDVRSRPPSARGDGLRVLVGLDGSADSDRALRTAVRALGGTAGDLVLVAVTSPDLIDVEAAEEDRRARRMLDERVAALPAGLPAPSTEIVAGHPVDALLAVADARDVDLLVVGRAGHGLGERLLGSVAEELAHRSPRPVLLGGLPG, translated from the coding sequence ATGGATCAGGCGTGGTGGGTCGTCCTCGCGGTGCTGGCCTGGTTGGCGATCGGCCTGGTCACCGCGGCGGTGTTCGTCACCCGGGGCGGGCACCGCAACCTGCTGTGGTACCTGGTCGGTGGACTGCTCGGCCCGATCTTCGTGCCCATCGCCCTGGAGCGCGGCCGGGCCGGCACCCGGCGGGTGGACGTGCGCTCCCGCCCGCCCTCGGCCCGGGGCGACGGGCTGCGGGTGCTGGTGGGGCTGGACGGCTCGGCGGACTCCGACCGGGCCCTGCGCACCGCCGTGCGGGCGCTCGGCGGCACGGCCGGCGATCTGGTCCTCGTCGCCGTGACCAGCCCGGACCTGATCGACGTCGAGGCCGCCGAGGAGGACCGACGGGCCCGGCGCATGCTCGACGAGCGGGTCGCGGCGCTGCCGGCCGGGCTGCCCGCGCCGAGCACGGAGATCGTCGCCGGTCATCCGGTGGACGCGCTGCTGGCGGTCGCCGACGCCCGCGACGTCGACCTGCTCGTCGTCGGCCGGGCCGGGCACGGGCTCGGTGAGCGGCTGCTCGGCAGCGTCGCCGAGGAGTTGGCCCATCGTTCCCCTCGTCCGGTCCTGCTCGGCGGCCTGCCCGGGTGA
- a CDS encoding LysM peptidoglycan-binding domain-containing protein: MATAYVARHRRVSSRRVAVGTLAVGAVTGVAAVLAPASPASAASVNWDAIAQCESGGNWSINTGNGYYGGLQFSQSTWAGYGGKKYASRADLASRGEQIAIAEKVLDGQGIGAWPTCGKKGGSTKSYATKSEKSQKSQKSERRSEPRRTAKATTERSTRTEQRGQQRSAPAAGGDTYVVRTGDTLSQIAEAKNLAGGWQALYERNRRVVGADPGLIFPGQKLSL, encoded by the coding sequence ATGGCAACTGCATACGTCGCCCGTCACCGACGGGTCAGCTCGCGCCGCGTCGCCGTCGGCACGCTCGCCGTCGGCGCGGTCACCGGGGTCGCCGCCGTGCTGGCGCCGGCCTCCCCGGCCAGCGCCGCCAGCGTCAACTGGGACGCGATCGCCCAGTGCGAGTCCGGTGGCAACTGGAGCATCAACACCGGCAACGGCTACTACGGTGGCCTCCAGTTCTCCCAGAGCACCTGGGCCGGCTACGGCGGCAAGAAGTACGCCTCCCGGGCGGACCTGGCCAGTCGCGGCGAGCAGATCGCGATCGCCGAGAAGGTGCTCGACGGCCAGGGCATCGGCGCCTGGCCGACCTGTGGCAAGAAGGGCGGCTCGACGAAGAGCTACGCCACCAAGTCGGAGAAGTCGCAGAAGTCGCAGAAGTCGGAGCGGCGCTCCGAGCCGCGCCGGACGGCCAAGGCCACCACCGAGCGGTCGACGCGTACCGAGCAGCGCGGCCAGCAGCGCAGCGCCCCGGCGGCCGGCGGCGACACCTACGTGGTGCGCACCGGCGACACCCTGTCGCAGATCGCCGAGGCGAAGAACCTGGCCGGCGGCTGGCAGGCGCTGTACGAGCGCAACCGGCGCGTCGTCGGCGCCGACCCGGGTCTGATCTTCCCGGGCCAGAAGCTCAGCCTCTGA